Within the Longimicrobiaceae bacterium genome, the region CGCTGCTGCCCGCGTTCGAGGCCGCGAACTTCATCTGGAGCCACGACGCGCCCGAGGTGCCGCCGCGCACCGGCTTCACGCTGCCGGAGACGATGGCGATGAGCTTCGGCGCGGCGATGATCTTCACGACCATCCTCGCCTACCTCGATCCCTCGCTGGCCGCGGCGCGCTGATCCGCGGCACCGCGCGGCAGCCGAACGGCGGTGCATGCTCACGGCGTGCGCCGCCGTACGTTTTTTGCATCGCGCCGAACCGGGTATGCACACGCCCCCAGCGCGCCCGCCAAGAACCTTGACGCTCCGCACGCCAGCCGGGCACCTTGCGCATACCGCCCGCGGTTTCCCCTCCACGTTCCAGCCCAGGAGGTGCTCATGGCGTCCGCCCCATCCTTCACAACGGACCGCATCCGCAACGTCGTGCTCGTAGGGCACGGCGGAGCGGGGAAGACCACGCTCATCGACGCGTGCTGCCACACCGCCGGCTCGTCGCGCCGCCACGGCAGCAGCGCCGACGGCACCGCGCTCACCATGTTCACCCCCGAGGAGATCTCGCACGGCATCTCCATGAACACCTCGGTGGCGTACGCAGTGTGGATGGACACCAAGGTCAACTTCATCGACACCCCCGGCTACCTGGACTTCCTGGGCGAGACCCGCGCCGGCGTGCGCGTGGCCGACGGCGCCATCTGCGTCCTCTCCGCCCCCGGCGGGGTGGAGGTGGGCACCGAGCGCGTGTGGGAGCTGCTGGAGGAGCGGGCGCTGCCCACCATCCTCTTCGTGTCGATGATGGACCGCCAGAACGCCGACTTCGAGCGCGTGTACCAGGACGTGCGCGAGCACCTGACGCCCAAGGCCATCCCCGTAGAGGTGCCCATCGGCAGCGGCGAGGGCTTCCGCGGCATCGTGAACCTCTTCTCGGACCGCGCGCACTTCTACAAGCACGGGACGCAGGCGGGCGAGTACGAAGAGGGCGACATCCCGGCGGACCTGCAGCCGACCGTCGACCGCTACTACGCCGAGCTGATCGAGACCATCGCGGCCACCGACGACACGCTGCTGGAGCATTACCTGGAGGGCGACACCATCACCCGCGACGAGGCGATCCACGCCCTCAAGCAGGCCATGCTGCGCGGCGAGCTGTTCCCGCTCTTCTGCGGCGCGCCCAGCCTGACCTGGGGCGTGCGCGCGCTGCTCACCAAGGTGGTGGAGCTGCTTCCCTCGCCGCAGGAGCGCCCCGCCGAGGCGGCCCAGGGCCGCGCAGGCACCACCGTGGAGCTGCGCAACCTGAACTCGGACCCGTTCTCCGCCCTGGTGTTCAAGACCACCAGCGAGCCGCACGTGGGCGAGCTGAGCTTCTTCCGCATCTACGGCGGGTCGGTGAAGAGCGGCGACGAGGTGTTCAACGCCTCGCGCGAGCAGCCCGAGAAGCTGTCGCACCTCTCCATCGCGCAGGGCAAGGAGCGCCTGGAGGTGGACGAGCTGCGCGCGGGCGACATCGGCGTGGTGGCCAAGCTGCGCGACACGCACACCAACGACACGCTCTCGGCCGCGGGCCACCCGCTCGTGCTGGACGGCATCGTCTTCCCCGAGCCGGACATCGCCGTGGCGGTGGAGTGCGCGACGCGCGGCGAGGAGGACAAGCTGTCCGTGGGCCTCCACAAGCTGCACGAGGAGGACCCCTGCTTCGTGGCCGAGTACAACCCGGAGCTGGGGCAGACCATCGCCCGCGGGCTGGGCGAGCTGCACCTGGAGGTCCAGCTGGAGCGGCTGAAGCGGAAGAACGGCGTGTCCGTGGTCGTCAAGGCGCCGCGCATCCCCTACCGCGAGACGATCAAGGCGGTGGCCGAGGCGCACGGGCGCTACAAGAAGCAGACGGGCGGGCGCGGCCAGTTCGGCGACGCGCACGTGCGCCTGAAGCCGCTCCCGCGCGGCCAGGGCTACCGCTTCACCGACGCCATCGTGGGCGGCGTGATCCCCGGCAAGTTCATCCCGGCGGTCGACAAGGGCGTGCAGGAGGCGGCGGTGCGCGGCATCCTGGCAGGCTTCCCCGTGGTGGACTTCGAGGCGGAGTGCTACTTCGGCAGCTACCACAACGTGGACAGCTCCGAGGCGGCGTTCAAGGTGGCCGGCTCCATGGCGTTCCAGCAGGCGGCCGAGACGGCGCAGCCCATCATCCTGGAGCCCATCATGCAGGTCGACGTGTTCACGCCCGACGAGTTCATGGGCGACGTGATCGGCGACCTGAACCAGCGGCGAGGCCACATCCTGGGCATCGAGTCCGCGGGGCGCAGCCAGGTGGTGCGCGCGCTGGTGCCGCAGGCCGAGCTGTACAAGTACTCGTCGGCGCTGCGGTCGCTCACGCAGGGACGCGCCACGCACACCCGCACCTTCCATGCGTACGAGGAGGTCCCCGCGCACGAGGTGCACAAGGTCGTGGAAGCGGCCAAGAAGGAACGCGACGAGGTCGCCGCGGCGAAGTAGAGCCCGGCTGGCTGGACACGACGACGGCGCGTCTCCCACGGGGAGGCGCGCCGTCGTTCGTGTACGCATGAGGAGAACACAGGACTTCGGTAAACGCGTGCGGAGCCCTTTTCGGACTCATCCGCCACCCGGCCGAGGCTCAGGCCGAAAGAGGCAGAGCGTCTGCCAGCGCGGCTCGCGCACGTTCGATCTCCGATGCGATCTGCCCCTCCGCAACCGGGCTTTCCACGATGACCGGAACCCATTCCGGGATCCAACGCGCGACGTCGAGGAAATCGTGGATCGGGCCGAAGGTCAGGCGAGTGTGCTTGCTGCTGGAGCCCACGTCGCTGATGTGGATCTGGCGAAGCCTGGCCGCGTGGAGCCGGAGGATGCGGTACGCTTCGACCATGGTGGGGTCGAACTGCCGTGCGTGCGCCAGGTCCAGGCAGAGCCCGGCCTCGGGCAGCCGTTCGAAGACCTGCCGCAGCTCCGCCGCGCTCCGCCCCACCGGTTTGCGCTTGTCCATGTTCTCGACGAGCAGCCGGCTTCCAAGTGCCCGCCATGCATCGTAATCGAACACCGCGTCCGGGTGCACCACGACGGGCCAGCCCCGATCCGCGAGCGAGGCGAGTAGCGAGAGTATGCGCGGCTCCTCGTCACGTGGGTACTTGCTCGGCGCGTGGACCGAGACGTGGCGGAACCGTTCGAGATCGAGGTCCGGCGCCGCAGCCACCAACCCGGGAAGCTCCGACAGCCGGAGCGCGGACAGCTCGACGGCCTCGACGCCCGCGGCCAGGAGCATATCTACGCCCCTCCGGAAGTCGCCGAGGGCAAGGGAGCCGGTGGAGAAGCCGATGACTCGCACTAGAAAACCCCGTACTTCGTGGTGAGTTGCGGGATGTGAGACCCGTTCTCCCCAAAGAAGATGCCGTCCAGCGCTGCCTGGAAATCGTGGCCTATCTGCCGGGCACGTACAAACGTAGCATCGTCCCGAGCTTCGGATCGCGCAAGTTCCTGGAGGTGCTCCCGAGCCTCGGTGTCGTCCAGCAGACGGAGGAAGGCGTCGTAGCTTCGGAAGAGCATCACGGCCGGTTCGGTCAGGCTCTTCCGCAAGGCGATGTGGGCGATGCGCTCCAACGGCGTCAGGGCGACGAGCGTCAGCAGGTGTTCGATGA harbors:
- the fusA gene encoding elongation factor G; its protein translation is MASAPSFTTDRIRNVVLVGHGGAGKTTLIDACCHTAGSSRRHGSSADGTALTMFTPEEISHGISMNTSVAYAVWMDTKVNFIDTPGYLDFLGETRAGVRVADGAICVLSAPGGVEVGTERVWELLEERALPTILFVSMMDRQNADFERVYQDVREHLTPKAIPVEVPIGSGEGFRGIVNLFSDRAHFYKHGTQAGEYEEGDIPADLQPTVDRYYAELIETIAATDDTLLEHYLEGDTITRDEAIHALKQAMLRGELFPLFCGAPSLTWGVRALLTKVVELLPSPQERPAEAAQGRAGTTVELRNLNSDPFSALVFKTTSEPHVGELSFFRIYGGSVKSGDEVFNASREQPEKLSHLSIAQGKERLEVDELRAGDIGVVAKLRDTHTNDTLSAAGHPLVLDGIVFPEPDIAVAVECATRGEEDKLSVGLHKLHEEDPCFVAEYNPELGQTIARGLGELHLEVQLERLKRKNGVSVVVKAPRIPYRETIKAVAEAHGRYKKQTGGRGQFGDAHVRLKPLPRGQGYRFTDAIVGGVIPGKFIPAVDKGVQEAAVRGILAGFPVVDFEAECYFGSYHNVDSSEAAFKVAGSMAFQQAAETAQPIILEPIMQVDVFTPDEFMGDVIGDLNQRRGHILGIESAGRSQVVRALVPQAELYKYSSALRSLTQGRATHTRTFHAYEEVPAHEVHKVVEAAKKERDEVAAAK
- a CDS encoding TIM barrel protein; this translates as MLLAAGVEAVELSALRLSELPGLVAAAPDLDLERFRHVSVHAPSKYPRDEEPRILSLLASLADRGWPVVVHPDAVFDYDAWRALGSRLLVENMDKRKPVGRSAAELRQVFERLPEAGLCLDLAHARQFDPTMVEAYRILRLHAARLRQIHISDVGSSSKHTRLTFGPIHDFLDVARWIPEWVPVIVESPVAEGQIASEIERARAALADALPLSA